The following coding sequences lie in one candidate division KSB1 bacterium genomic window:
- a CDS encoding NUDIX domain-containing protein codes for MNSENTLFYRWLGVLRCPQCREKLALEVDDQIGRLRCSECAANYAVLNGVPRLIMPSRVERIKAFCEKYDALRVREGWASEVPEFYQHLPFQDLSGRHPQEWRWRAQSFCFLQNWLAKNFKNRMARILDLGAGSGWMSWHLAERHEVLAVDVNVGPHGLSALSNLPRRFLAVQAESEHLPLASHVFDVAVANASWHYVKNPEKTFEKIAEVLRPGGKLIVMDSPTYPSRLAALAAHERTQAYYTEMGVPELAQNYAGLVGDIFSKQQDFRFTRWRRDFSTAALFKKWLREKMGSPAAARFPIWVGERLPRPEEKWQPGRQRAGALIIHNRKLLTYHWRNERKEYWRIPGGGIEPDETPEQAARRELHEELGLPIVIRRQFGPYFRSDKNEWYFLAETNPEKLPADHSEAPEHPCKVRWLPVEKLADYEIRPPALKWELVEYFHRKT; via the coding sequence TTGAATTCTGAGAACACCCTCTTTTATCGTTGGCTCGGCGTTTTGCGCTGCCCGCAATGCCGGGAAAAATTGGCGCTCGAGGTCGACGATCAAATTGGCCGCCTGCGCTGCTCCGAATGCGCCGCCAATTATGCCGTCCTCAACGGCGTGCCTCGCCTGATCATGCCGTCGCGCGTTGAAAGGATCAAAGCCTTTTGTGAAAAATACGATGCATTACGTGTGCGCGAAGGCTGGGCCAGCGAGGTGCCCGAGTTTTATCAGCATCTGCCGTTTCAAGATCTTTCCGGGCGCCACCCGCAGGAATGGCGGTGGCGTGCGCAGTCTTTTTGTTTTTTGCAGAACTGGTTGGCGAAAAATTTCAAAAACCGCATGGCGAGAATTTTAGATCTCGGGGCCGGCAGCGGCTGGATGAGCTGGCATCTCGCCGAGCGTCACGAGGTTTTGGCTGTCGACGTGAATGTCGGGCCGCACGGCTTGTCGGCGCTGTCGAATCTGCCGAGACGATTCCTGGCGGTACAAGCCGAGTCGGAGCATTTGCCGCTGGCCTCCCATGTCTTCGATGTCGCGGTTGCCAATGCGAGCTGGCATTATGTAAAAAATCCGGAAAAAACTTTTGAAAAAATTGCCGAGGTGTTGCGACCCGGCGGCAAGCTGATCGTGATGGATTCGCCAACCTATCCCTCTCGCCTTGCGGCATTGGCGGCGCATGAGCGCACTCAGGCTTATTACACTGAAATGGGCGTTCCGGAGCTGGCGCAAAATTATGCCGGCTTGGTTGGCGACATTTTTTCAAAACAACAAGATTTCCGTTTCACGCGTTGGCGGCGCGATTTTTCAACAGCGGCATTATTCAAAAAATGGCTGCGAGAAAAAATGGGTTCGCCGGCAGCCGCGCGCTTTCCGATTTGGGTCGGCGAGCGCCTGCCTCGTCCCGAAGAAAAATGGCAGCCCGGCCGGCAGCGCGCGGGCGCTTTGATCATTCATAACCGCAAATTGCTGACCTACCATTGGCGCAACGAAAGGAAAGAATACTGGCGCATCCCCGGCGGCGGCATTGAGCCGGATGAAACGCCGGAACAAGCGGCGCGGCGTGAGCTTCATGAAGAATTGGGTTTGCCAATTGTCATCCGGCGCCAATTTGGGCCTTATTTCCGCTCCGATAAAAATGAATGGTATTTTTTAGCTGAAACAAATCCGGAAAAATTGCCGGCCGATCATTCCGAAGCCCCCGAGCATCCTTGCAAGGTGCGGTGGTTGCCCGTGGAAAAACTCGCCGATTACGAAATCCGGCCGCCGGCGCTGAAATGGGAATTGGTTGAATATTTTCATCGTAAAACGTAA
- a CDS encoding amino acid permease produces the protein MPQQLRRTFNLKDLVMIVIGTVIGSGIFIVPAVVLQQTGGSVNLALLVWFFAGVLSFLGALTYGELGAMAPEAGGLYVYIREAFGPLPAFLYGWTLFFVMGNCAVATLAVAFASYFSQLLPLSPLLKQIVATLMIVAVTIINILGTRKSANVQNWTTGVKVGAIIIMSAALLTLGDGFSPAGGSLLPDTINMSLLTGVGLAMVAVLWAYEGWQYVTYSAGEALNPQRTFPAGIAIGTAALIVIYLLANVAYLAALGPVRAAQSETVAAEAVAMMMGPAAGKLIAAAILVSMFSAANAIFLTTSRVYFMMARDGVFFERFGELHPRYGTPWQAIGWSAVCAIAFAISGTFEQLLTYVVFAGWIFYALGAMSIFVYRRRHPEMPRPFRVPGYPWTPILFVLSAAAIVLNTLVSQPGRAMVGIAAVLLGAPAFFIWKARRRAAVGSS, from the coding sequence ATGCCACAACAACTGCGTCGTACTTTTAACTTGAAAGACCTGGTGATGATCGTCATCGGCACGGTGATCGGCTCCGGCATTTTCATCGTGCCGGCCGTGGTGTTGCAACAAACCGGGGGCAGCGTCAATCTGGCGTTGTTGGTGTGGTTCTTCGCCGGCGTGTTGTCCTTTCTCGGCGCTTTGACGTACGGCGAGCTGGGGGCGATGGCGCCGGAAGCCGGCGGCCTTTACGTTTACATTCGCGAGGCGTTTGGCCCCTTGCCGGCTTTTCTTTACGGCTGGACGCTTTTTTTCGTGATGGGCAATTGCGCCGTCGCCACCCTTGCTGTGGCCTTTGCTTCCTACTTCAGCCAGTTGCTGCCGCTTTCTCCTTTGTTAAAACAAATCGTCGCGACGCTAATGATTGTGGCCGTCACCATCATCAACATCCTCGGCACCAGAAAAAGCGCCAATGTGCAGAACTGGACCACCGGCGTGAAAGTCGGGGCGATCATCATCATGAGCGCCGCGCTGCTCACGCTCGGTGACGGATTTTCTCCGGCGGGCGGCTCGCTGCTGCCGGACACGATCAACATGTCTTTGCTCACCGGCGTCGGTCTGGCGATGGTGGCGGTGCTCTGGGCGTATGAAGGCTGGCAATACGTCACCTACTCGGCAGGCGAAGCGCTCAATCCGCAGCGCACGTTTCCGGCGGGCATCGCGATCGGCACTGCCGCGCTCATCGTGATTTATCTGCTCGCCAACGTCGCTTATCTCGCGGCGCTCGGGCCGGTGCGCGCGGCGCAATCGGAGACAGTCGCAGCGGAGGCGGTGGCAATGATGATGGGGCCGGCTGCCGGCAAGCTGATCGCGGCTGCCATTTTGGTTTCGATGTTCAGTGCCGCCAACGCAATTTTTTTGACCACCTCGCGGGTTTATTTCATGATGGCACGTGACGGTGTGTTCTTTGAACGCTTTGGCGAGCTTCACCCGCGTTACGGCACGCCCTGGCAGGCTATCGGGTGGAGCGCGGTGTGCGCCATCGCCTTTGCCATCAGCGGCACATTCGAGCAACTGTTGACCTACGTGGTGTTTGCCGGCTGGATTTTTTACGCGCTGGGCGCAATGAGCATCTTCGTCTACCGCCGCCGCCATCCGGAAATGCCGCGGCCGTTCCGTGTGCCTGGTTATCCGTGGACGCCGATTCTTTTTGTTTTGTCGGCGGCCGCGATTGTTTTGAACACGCTCGTCTCGCAGCCGGGGCGCGCGATGGTTGGAATAGCGGCAGTATTGCTGGGCGCGCCAGCATTTTTTATTTGGAAGGCCCGACGGCGCGCCGCTGTTGGGTCGAGCTAA
- a CDS encoding glycosyl hydrolase, which produces MRSKILYATLFALTANDVSAQAYQVQWQEQKSGLTSSFRGLCAVNEKIVWVSGTRGSYARTLNGGQTWAADSVAGAAHLDFRDVEAFDAKRAYLMSAGPGELSRIYKTLDGGKSWQLQHQNKIPEGFFNGMAFWGENNGVVIGDPVNGRLFILLTSDGGATWQQLANAPEVVAGEYGFAASGTGVTVYGKHQLWIATGGAMARVFYTRDRGKTWRVSDTPLVSGNQSSGIFSIAFRDEKHGVIAGGDYQKPDEARGNVAFTNDGGKTWRLLKNPEAVGFLSCVAYVPQKSFSLLAVGTSGSYFSTDNGQSWNKFSAEGYHTLSFAQSTSSGWAAGADGRIAKCIIMPNDK; this is translated from the coding sequence ATGAGATCAAAAATTTTGTATGCAACATTGTTTGCCTTAACCGCAAATGACGTTTCAGCGCAAGCTTACCAAGTGCAATGGCAGGAACAAAAAAGTGGCCTAACCTCGTCCTTTCGCGGCCTCTGCGCGGTGAATGAGAAAATAGTTTGGGTAAGCGGAACGCGAGGCAGTTACGCCCGCACGCTGAACGGCGGACAAACCTGGGCCGCCGACTCAGTGGCCGGCGCGGCTCATCTCGATTTCCGCGACGTGGAGGCGTTTGACGCGAAGCGTGCGTATTTGATGAGCGCCGGCCCGGGCGAGCTGTCACGCATTTATAAAACCCTCGACGGCGGCAAAAGCTGGCAATTGCAGCATCAAAACAAAATTCCCGAGGGCTTTTTCAACGGCATGGCGTTTTGGGGCGAAAACAACGGCGTTGTCATCGGCGATCCGGTAAACGGACGCTTGTTCATCCTGCTCACCAGCGATGGGGGCGCGACCTGGCAGCAGCTCGCCAATGCGCCGGAGGTCGTTGCTGGCGAATACGGTTTTGCGGCGAGCGGCACCGGCGTCACGGTTTACGGCAAGCATCAACTCTGGATTGCAACCGGCGGGGCAATGGCGCGGGTGTTTTATACCCGGGATCGCGGCAAAACCTGGCGCGTCAGCGATACGCCTCTGGTGAGCGGCAATCAATCTTCCGGAATTTTTTCGATTGCGTTCAGAGATGAGAAACATGGCGTCATCGCCGGCGGCGATTATCAAAAACCGGACGAAGCCAGGGGCAATGTCGCTTTCACCAATGACGGCGGCAAAACCTGGCGGCTGCTCAAAAATCCCGAGGCGGTTGGATTTTTATCCTGTGTCGCGTATGTGCCGCAGAAATCTTTTTCGCTGCTGGCGGTGGGAACATCCGGTTCATATTTTTCGACGGATAACGGTCAAAGTTGGAACAAATTCAGCGCCGAAGGCTATCACACTTTAAGTTTTGCCCAATCAACTTCCAGTGGTTGGGCTGCGGGCGCCGACGGCAGAATCGCGAAGTGTATCATCATGCCAAACGACAAATAA
- a CDS encoding B12-binding domain-containing radical SAM protein produces the protein MNILLTHGYFLHEDPKEKAIMKPYPALGLLYISAYLKQKDFSVEIFDGTFATKSQFAKLLKAKAPKIVGLYSNLMTKFNVLEMIQQAKAQNCLVIVGGPDPPYYAGQYLDFGADVVVIGEGEQALEELIPILTEKKFEQLKSVAGIAFKNESGQIQRTPQRDLMPNLDVLPLPDRQAIDLQKYMNVWRKHHGMGAVSLITSRGCPYSCTWCSHSVFGKTLRKRSAPLVADEVEELLANYHPDLLWYADDVFNINHKWLFEYAAELKRRHLKIPFECICRADRMNEEIVRTLKEMGCFRVWIGSESGSQRLLDQMKRGVKAEQVQAMTRLAKRYGIETGMFLMWGFEDENRDDIEMTIEHVKKANPDLVLTTVSYPIKGTEYYNRMAAQNVIVNDLPWEKSSDRDYKIRHRHSRRYYDFVNRWMQGELKLTRLSQNGSLMNRIKAKINSRLGRLGMALTAHQKEA, from the coding sequence ATGAACATTCTCCTCACCCACGGCTACTTTCTGCACGAAGATCCGAAAGAAAAGGCGATTATGAAACCCTACCCAGCGTTGGGCTTGCTTTATATTTCGGCTTATCTCAAGCAGAAAGATTTTAGCGTGGAAATTTTTGACGGCACCTTCGCGACAAAGAGCCAATTTGCCAAATTGCTCAAAGCCAAGGCGCCCAAAATCGTTGGTCTCTACTCGAATTTGATGACGAAATTCAACGTGCTCGAAATGATCCAGCAGGCAAAGGCGCAAAATTGCCTCGTCATTGTCGGCGGCCCGGATCCGCCTTATTACGCCGGGCAATACCTTGATTTTGGCGCAGACGTTGTCGTGATCGGTGAAGGCGAACAGGCGCTGGAAGAGTTAATCCCGATTTTAACCGAAAAAAAATTTGAGCAATTAAAAAGCGTCGCGGGTATTGCCTTTAAAAATGAATCCGGCCAAATTCAAAGAACACCGCAGCGCGATTTAATGCCGAATCTCGACGTGCTGCCCTTGCCCGATCGCCAGGCCATCGACCTGCAAAAATATATGAACGTCTGGAGAAAACATCACGGCATGGGCGCGGTGTCGCTCATCACCAGCCGCGGCTGCCCCTATTCCTGCACCTGGTGCAGCCATTCGGTTTTCGGCAAAACCTTGCGCAAACGCAGCGCGCCTCTCGTTGCCGATGAAGTCGAAGAGCTTTTGGCAAACTATCATCCCGACCTGCTGTGGTACGCCGACGACGTGTTCAACATCAACCACAAATGGTTGTTTGAATATGCTGCCGAGTTGAAACGCCGCCATCTTAAAATCCCGTTCGAATGCATCTGCCGCGCCGACCGCATGAATGAAGAGATCGTTCGCACATTGAAAGAGATGGGATGCTTTCGCGTGTGGATCGGCTCGGAAAGCGGCTCGCAGCGCCTGCTCGATCAAATGAAGCGCGGCGTCAAAGCCGAGCAGGTGCAGGCGATGACGCGTCTTGCCAAACGCTACGGTATCGAAACCGGCATGTTTCTCATGTGGGGTTTTGAAGATGAAAATCGTGACGACATCGAAATGACCATCGAGCACGTCAAAAAAGCCAATCCCGATCTCGTGTTGACCACAGTAAGCTATCCCATCAAAGGCACGGAATATTACAACCGCATGGCGGCGCAAAATGTGATCGTCAACGATCTGCCGTGGGAAAAATCCAGCGACCGCGATTACAAAATCCGCCATCGCCACTCGCGGCGTTATTATGATTTTGTCAATCGCTGGATGCAGGGCGAATTGAAATTGACGCGCCTTTCGCAAAATGGAAGCTTGATGAATCGAATCAAAGCAAAAATCAATTCACGACTCGGCCGGCTGGGAATGGCGTTGACCGCGCATCAAAAGGAAGCATAA
- a CDS encoding HEPN domain-containing protein produces MTGPQKPKPSEHLRQRTHELGKILDACIAARQDEEFEDLREDCRILTKYRTVLVYPGPIPYAISVEEAKAAIEKARRIKNFVMKKAQALGYYQD; encoded by the coding sequence ATGACCGGACCCCAAAAACCAAAACCAAGTGAGCACCTGCGCCAGCGAACTCATGAACTGGGGAAAATACTGGACGCTTGCATCGCAGCCCGACAAGACGAGGAATTTGAAGACTTGCGTGAGGATTGTCGGATTCTTACCAAGTACAGAACTGTTTTGGTTTATCCCGGTCCTATACCGTACGCCATCAGTGTAGAAGAAGCCAAAGCTGCCATTGAAAAAGCTCGCCGTATCAAAAACTTTGTGATGAAAAAAGCCCAAGCATTGGGCTATTATCAAGACTGA
- a CDS encoding B12-binding domain-containing radical SAM protein yields MADILIAHSFFLRFDPKQWRTMQPYAPLGTLYAAAYLRQRGYETALFDSMLANGPQDLAPLLQKHRPRAVVFYEDSFNWLSKMCLSRMRAACFEMIALAKKICGSSVPVIVTGSDPTDHQHMYFERGADFAIIGEGEITLCELIETLLEKSERKVSEIPGIAFPQNGAVYKTTPRGFQKNLDVFPFPAWDLLEVEKYRAAWRKKHGYYSLNLVTTRGCPFRCNWCAKPIYGDRYNSRSPENVVAEMLWLRQNLQPDHLWFADDIFGLKPGWVEKFGEAVQAADVVTPFKIQARVDLLHEEAVAGLKKAGCKTVWVGAESGSQKILDAMDKGTTVGQIYTAAERLKRHGIEVCFFLQFGYPGETDDDIEKTLKMVRDCQPDDIGISVSYPLPGTRFYERVKNDMGDKRNWEHSNDLDLMFPGHYQPDFYRQLHRVVHQEFRLRKAGLLFSDLWRHPSQFRLSNLRRMLAASARLPLLYWERTRLRQLKVPSPKMV; encoded by the coding sequence ATGGCCGATATTCTTATTGCCCACAGCTTTTTTCTGCGTTTCGATCCCAAACAATGGCGTACGATGCAGCCATACGCGCCGCTCGGAACGTTGTATGCCGCCGCTTATTTGCGGCAGCGCGGCTACGAAACCGCGCTTTTCGACAGCATGCTGGCGAATGGGCCACAAGATTTGGCGCCGTTGCTGCAAAAACATCGGCCGCGCGCCGTCGTTTTTTATGAAGACAGCTTCAACTGGCTCAGCAAAATGTGCCTCAGCCGCATGCGCGCAGCTTGTTTCGAGATGATCGCGCTGGCCAAAAAGATTTGCGGCAGCAGCGTGCCGGTGATCGTCACCGGCTCCGATCCCACCGATCATCAACACATGTATTTCGAGCGCGGCGCGGATTTCGCGATCATCGGTGAGGGCGAAATAACGCTTTGTGAATTGATTGAAACTTTGCTTGAAAAATCCGAACGCAAAGTAAGCGAGATTCCCGGCATTGCCTTCCCGCAAAATGGCGCGGTTTACAAAACGACCCCTCGCGGTTTTCAAAAAAATCTCGACGTGTTTCCGTTTCCGGCGTGGGATTTGTTGGAGGTGGAAAAATACCGCGCGGCCTGGCGTAAAAAGCACGGCTATTATTCCCTCAATCTCGTCACCACGCGCGGCTGCCCGTTTCGCTGCAACTGGTGCGCGAAGCCGATTTACGGCGACCGCTACAACAGCCGCTCGCCGGAGAACGTCGTCGCCGAAATGCTCTGGCTGCGCCAAAACTTGCAGCCGGATCATTTGTGGTTTGCCGACGATATTTTCGGCTTGAAGCCCGGCTGGGTGGAAAAATTCGGCGAGGCCGTGCAAGCCGCTGATGTTGTTACGCCGTTCAAAATCCAAGCGCGCGTCGATTTGCTGCATGAAGAAGCGGTGGCAGGATTGAAGAAGGCCGGCTGCAAAACCGTTTGGGTTGGCGCCGAATCCGGCTCGCAAAAAATTCTCGACGCGATGGACAAAGGCACGACGGTCGGGCAAATCTACACCGCCGCCGAGCGGCTCAAACGCCATGGCATCGAAGTCTGTTTCTTTTTGCAATTCGGCTATCCCGGCGAGACCGACGACGACATCGAGAAAACGCTGAAGATGGTGCGCGATTGCCAGCCGGACGACATCGGCATTTCGGTTTCCTATCCGCTGCCCGGCACGCGGTTTTACGAACGGGTCAAAAACGACATGGGTGACAAACGCAACTGGGAACACAGCAACGATCTCGATCTGATGTTTCCCGGCCACTACCAGCCGGATTTTTACCGGCAGTTGCATCGCGTCGTGCATCAGGAGTTTCGCCTGCGCAAAGCGGGTTTGCTTTTTTCCGATTTGTGGCGGCATCCGTCACAATTTCGCTTGAGCAACTTGCGGCGAATGCTTGCGGCGAGCGCGCGCTTGCCGCTGCTTTATTGGGAACGAACGCGATTGCGGCAGTTGAAGGTTCCGAGCCCAAAAATGGTATGA